In Mycobacterium gallinarum, a single window of DNA contains:
- a CDS encoding PE family protein: MQPLEHNPGAVGIGTQVVANGVRGLAAGTVAAAAVSALVPAGADEVSAQAAAVFAKEGVEALALNTFAQEELSRAGAAYVEIAGVYEAVDSANAATF; this comes from the coding sequence ATGCAACCCTTGGAGCACAACCCGGGAGCTGTCGGCATCGGCACACAGGTAGTCGCAAACGGTGTTCGCGGTCTGGCCGCTGGCACCGTCGCCGCCGCTGCGGTTTCCGCACTGGTGCCCGCCGGTGCCGACGAGGTCTCCGCCCAGGCGGCCGCGGTCTTCGCCAAGGAGGGTGTCGAGGCCCTGGCGTTGAATACGTTTGCTCAGGAAGAGCTATCCCGCGCAGGGGCGGCCTACGTAGAGATCGCGGGAGTTTACGAAGCGGTCGACAGCGCCAACGCCGCCACCTTCTGA